A genome region from Thermogemmata fonticola includes the following:
- a CDS encoding sulfatase-like hydrolase/transferase, whose product MRDHNLTRMPPAGSRVRLSLATSSDPVVGPKHLLTGMRPLAPPATARPLSRHGWLRGLFPWIMVIVTILGATAPAARATDPNASPPNILFLFADDQRADTIAAWGNPHIRTPNLDRLVAHGCSFRNNYCFGSNSGAVCVPSRAMLMSGRTWFDVKPNLDGVPLLPEILRAAGYTTFATGKWHNGESSFVRAFPDARSVFFGGMADHTKVPVADVSGGKVTNRRVAKKFSSEEFADAAIEFLNGYKGRKPFFCYVAFTAPHDPRNPPEKYREMYYQARPPLPANFRPLPAFDNGLTKNIRDENLAPYPRTKEVVGDQLCEYYGLITHLDEQVGRILKALEKSDYAQNTIVVYTADHGLAMGSHGLLGKQSLYEHSMKCPLVIAGPGIPAGKTIDAFTYLFDLFPTICEWAGAKLPEKVAGESLRPLWVGEKKQLRDSVFLPFSGLMRSVRDERWKLIVYPPINHRELFDLKTDPGETRNLAAEPGFAAEVERLTTLLTDWQRKVGDTQPLSVTKPKPKEVRFDDFDRKPDKWQPPWIVEKYFGKP is encoded by the coding sequence ATGAGAGATCACAACCTTACCCGCATGCCCCCCGCCGGAAGTCGCGTACGGTTGAGCCTCGCAACGTCGAGCGACCCCGTGGTGGGGCCGAAACACCTCCTCACCGGGATGCGACCCCTGGCCCCGCCGGCGACGGCCCGACCGCTTTCCCGCCACGGCTGGCTCCGCGGTCTATTCCCGTGGATCATGGTGATCGTCACGATCCTCGGGGCTACGGCACCGGCGGCTCGCGCGACCGACCCGAACGCCTCGCCGCCAAACATCCTGTTTCTGTTCGCCGACGATCAACGGGCCGACACCATCGCCGCGTGGGGCAACCCACACATCCGCACCCCGAACCTCGATCGGCTCGTCGCTCACGGTTGCAGCTTCCGCAATAACTACTGCTTCGGCTCCAACAGCGGGGCGGTCTGCGTGCCCAGCCGGGCGATGCTCATGAGCGGCCGAACCTGGTTCGACGTGAAGCCGAATCTCGACGGTGTCCCCCTGCTACCCGAGATCCTCCGAGCTGCCGGCTACACGACCTTCGCCACCGGCAAGTGGCACAACGGCGAATCTTCCTTCGTGCGGGCCTTTCCGGACGCCCGTTCGGTCTTTTTCGGCGGGATGGCCGATCACACGAAGGTCCCCGTCGCGGACGTGAGCGGCGGCAAGGTCACGAATCGCCGAGTGGCGAAGAAGTTCTCTAGCGAGGAATTCGCAGACGCCGCGATCGAATTCCTCAACGGCTACAAGGGAAGAAAGCCGTTCTTCTGCTACGTCGCCTTCACGGCCCCGCACGACCCCCGGAACCCACCCGAGAAGTACCGCGAGATGTACTACCAGGCTCGCCCGCCGCTGCCCGCGAACTTCCGCCCGCTGCCGGCCTTTGACAACGGGTTGACGAAGAATATCCGCGACGAGAACCTTGCCCCCTACCCGCGAACCAAGGAAGTCGTGGGGGATCAGTTGTGTGAGTACTACGGCCTCATCACCCACCTGGACGAGCAGGTGGGCCGCATCCTGAAGGCACTCGAGAAAAGCGACTACGCCCAGAATACGATTGTCGTGTACACGGCCGACCACGGCCTGGCGATGGGCAGTCACGGGCTACTCGGCAAGCAAAGCCTGTACGAGCACAGCATGAAGTGCCCGCTGGTCATCGCCGGTCCGGGTATCCCCGCCGGGAAGACGATCGACGCCTTCACCTACCTATTCGACCTATTCCCCACAATCTGCGAATGGGCCGGAGCCAAGCTGCCGGAGAAAGTCGCCGGGGAAAGCCTTCGTCCGCTGTGGGTTGGTGAGAAGAAGCAACTCCGGGACTCCGTATTCCTACCGTTCAGCGGACTCATGCGTTCGGTGCGGGACGAACGGTGGAAACTGATCGTCTACCCGCCCATCAACCACCGAGAACTGTTCGACCTGAAAACCGACCCCGGTGAGACGCGGAACCTCGCCGCCGAGCCGGGATTCGCCGCCGAGGTCGAGCGACTCACAACGCTTTTGACCGACTGGCAACGGAAGGTGGGCGACACGCAACCGCTCAGCGTCACCAAGCCAAAGCCGAAGGAGGTGCGATTCGACGACTTCGACCGCAAGCCGGACAAATGGCAACCCCCGTGGATCGTGGAGAAATACTTCGGAAAGCCTTGA
- a CDS encoding universal stress protein — MLKIRTILHPTDFSEPSQAAWELACALARDYNARLLILHVYSPPPVYAPDGIAMPLPQEEPASLQARLAALRPPDDRIPYEHRLLEGEPAEKILELAQQEHADLIVMGTHGTTGLARLLVGSVAESVLRKAPCPVLTVRAAALPAVQT; from the coding sequence ATGCTCAAAATTCGCACGATTCTGCACCCGACGGATTTTTCCGAGCCGTCCCAGGCGGCTTGGGAGTTGGCTTGCGCTTTGGCCCGCGATTACAACGCCCGCCTGCTCATCCTGCATGTCTATTCCCCGCCTCCGGTTTACGCTCCCGACGGCATCGCCATGCCTCTGCCCCAGGAAGAACCGGCCAGTCTGCAGGCCCGCCTCGCCGCTCTGCGCCCCCCGGATGACCGCATCCCCTACGAACACCGCCTCCTCGAAGGCGAACCTGCGGAAAAAATCCTGGAACTGGCCCAACAGGAACACGCCGACCTCATCGTCATGGGAACTCACGGCACCACCGGCCTGGCTCGCTTGCTCGTCGGCAGTGTCGCCGAAAGCGTCTTGCGTAAAGCCCCGTGCCCCGTCCTGACGGTCCGCGCCGCCGCCCTCCCCGCGGTCCAAACGTGA
- a CDS encoding TraR/DksA family transcriptional regulator: MTLAASGLTERQVEHYRRRLERLVARLRPEVRHLEAEAWRGSEQPVAGVELPGIDTDPPSQEEEEYLARVLWQNEREILAQAQDALTRIAAGTYGLCVHCGAPIGKERLDLLPHTPYCIDCARKAEAGELD, from the coding sequence ATGACTCTCGCGGCATCGGGTTTGACCGAGCGGCAAGTGGAACATTACCGCCGGCGCTTGGAACGGCTAGTCGCCCGCCTGCGGCCGGAGGTGCGCCATCTGGAGGCGGAAGCCTGGCGCGGCTCGGAGCAACCGGTGGCCGGGGTGGAGCTGCCGGGCATCGACACCGATCCGCCCAGCCAGGAGGAGGAGGAATACCTGGCACGGGTGCTCTGGCAAAACGAGCGGGAAATCCTGGCACAAGCCCAGGACGCCCTCACCCGCATCGCCGCTGGTACCTATGGCCTGTGCGTCCACTGCGGTGCGCCGATCGGCAAGGAACGGCTCGATCTGCTTCCCCACACCCCGTACTGCATCGACTGCGCCCGCAAGGCGGAAGCAGGAGAGCTGGACTAA
- a CDS encoding PAC2 family protein has protein sequence MELPQLHHPWLIAVWPGMGHVAINAGIYLLAKLGMNALAEFETPDLFDVEQVEVKEGLIQPVRRPRHRLYVWQDPQQRHDLVVFVGEAQPQWGKYAFCRHLMDIARKLNVERVFTFAAMATQMHPRQRSRVFGATTDPAYRDELKQLELHLLQDGHIGGLNGILLAAAAEAQLPGTCLLGEMPHIFAQFPFPKASLAILEVFTTIARLDLDLTELQREAERVEEQLGELLERVQEKYRELHGEAEEGEEIEPEEGEEAAEEAAPEADRETASAEAPEDTRRPGRNGKLSPADQQHIEQLFTEAAADRSKAFELKRELDRLGVFKDYEDRFLDLFKKPSA, from the coding sequence GTGGAACTACCGCAATTGCATCATCCGTGGCTGATTGCCGTCTGGCCGGGGATGGGCCATGTGGCCATCAATGCGGGGATTTACCTGCTGGCCAAGCTCGGCATGAACGCCCTGGCGGAATTCGAGACCCCGGACCTCTTCGACGTGGAACAGGTGGAGGTCAAGGAAGGCCTGATCCAGCCAGTGCGCCGTCCCCGGCATCGTCTCTACGTCTGGCAGGACCCTCAGCAACGGCACGACCTGGTCGTCTTCGTCGGCGAAGCCCAGCCGCAGTGGGGCAAATACGCCTTCTGCCGCCACCTCATGGACATCGCCCGCAAGCTCAACGTCGAGCGGGTCTTCACCTTCGCCGCTATGGCCACGCAGATGCATCCCCGGCAGCGCTCCCGCGTCTTCGGCGCGACCACCGATCCCGCCTACCGGGACGAACTCAAACAACTGGAACTCCACCTGCTCCAGGACGGGCACATCGGCGGCCTCAATGGCATCCTGTTGGCAGCGGCGGCGGAAGCCCAGCTCCCCGGCACCTGCTTGCTCGGCGAAATGCCCCACATCTTCGCCCAATTCCCCTTTCCCAAGGCGTCTCTGGCCATCCTGGAAGTCTTCACCACCATCGCCCGCCTGGACCTGGACCTGACCGAACTGCAACGCGAAGCGGAACGGGTGGAAGAACAGCTTGGCGAACTGCTCGAACGCGTCCAGGAAAAGTACCGCGAGCTTCACGGTGAAGCCGAGGAGGGCGAAGAAATAGAGCCGGAGGAAGGGGAAGAAGCCGCGGAGGAAGCCGCCCCGGAAGCGGACCGCGAAACCGCCTCCGCCGAAGCCCCGGAAGACACCCGCCGCCCCGGACGCAACGGCAAACTCTCCCCCGCCGACCAGCAGCACATCGAGCAGCTCTTCACCGAGGCCGCCGCCGACCGCTCCAAAGCCTTCGAGCTGAAGCGGGAACTCGACCGCCTCGGCGTCTTCAAAGACTACGAAGACCGCTTCCTCGACCTCTTCAAAAAACCCTCCGCCTGA